One window from the genome of Cucumis melo cultivar AY chromosome 10, USDA_Cmelo_AY_1.0, whole genome shotgun sequence encodes:
- the LOC103488750 gene encoding LOB domain-containing protein 1-like — protein sequence MAYVAKCTNNSPPTPISFNNNPNNPLSFSPMSSSPPTSQPSSPPPPPVVLSPCAACKILRRRCVEKCVLAPYFPPTDPLKFTIAHRVFGASNIIKFLQELPECQRTDAVSSMVYEANARLRDPVYGSAGAICQLQKQVSELQAQLAKARAEVANMQQQQANLLALICMEMRQSPEPVWQPQLVDTTCFLDDATLSSPWEPLWT from the exons atggcTTACGTGGCCAAATGTACTAATAATTCTCCTCCAACTCCCATCAGTTTTAACAATAATCCAAATAATCCTTTATCTTTCTCCCCAATGTCTTCTTCCCCACCCACTTCTCAACCGTCCTCTCCTCCTCCCCCTCCGGTGGTTCTCAGCCCCTGCGCCGCCTGTAAGATCCTCCGTCGCCGCTGTGTCGAGAAATGCGTTTTGGCTCCTTATTTCCCTCCCACTGACCCTCTTAAGTTCACCATTGCCCATAGAGTTTTTGGAGCTAGCAATATCATCAAGTTCTTGCAA GAGCTTCCAGAGTGTCAAAGAACGGATGCAGTGAGCAGTATGGTATACGAAGCAAATGCTCGACTGAGAGATCCAGTTTACGGTAGTGCAGGCGCAATTTGCCAACTGCAAAAGCAAGTGAGCGAACTACAAGCTCAACTAGCCAAGGCTAGGGCAGAGGTGGCCAATATGCAGCAACAACAAGCCAACTTACTAGCCTTAATTTGCATGGAAATGAGACAATCACCGGAGCCTGTTTGGCAGCCACAACTCGTGGACACTACATGCTTCCTCGATGACGCCACCCTCAGCTCACCTTGGGAGCCACTCTGGACGTGA